ATTCTAGGGTAACGAATAACGACAAGTACCTTGGAGGTTCTGTCCGAATAAAAAGGTAAAGATATAGTactttaaattcatattacgaTTTTTAACAgtattatatatcttttttgtatCTCGACAAGTTTTTATCATGTTTTATTCTGTTTATTACATCTTATGTAATAAACGTAACCTATATTACATAAGAGAAATCTTGTATAGCATTTCCTTTATTTAGAAATTTGAATCTATATGTTAAACAATTTTCATTATTGACTTTGTTTCTTGTCATTTatcattttatcattttttcatttaaagTTTCTATAATTAAATATGCATTTTATATTCGATTTGTTAGGGAAAAATGCTTACCCAAAGAATCATTACAAGTGTACCAAAAGTTATCAAACGTAACATTGGTATTCTTGCACCAGCACTTCAAAAAGCTGCGGATCCTATACAACAACTTTTCTTAGACAAAATTCGCGAATATTCTGCAAAAAGCGCGtaagtaaaagtaaaatatcTCAACACAAGTGTTCTAATATCAATTTATGTCTTAAAATCAATCCATAAATTTAGTGGTGGAAAATTAGTTGATGCTACTCCTGAGCTTGAAAAAGAGAGGCAATCTGAGCTTGATAGAATTCGGAGACAATATGATATAAAGGGTGATCCAAAAGATTTCCCAAGATTTAAATTTGAAGGTATGCTCATTACTTAAATTATTAATAGGAGTATGtatagtattttatattatattaaacgaGTTGGAAGTCTTACAATTATAAAGTATTATAAAACATGAAAGATCTTTTCTTTCAGCTCCAGTAGTGGAAAAATGAATATATTACGTAACTCTTTACAAGTATATATAAGACTAGAACATTAAAATTGTTATACTTGATAAATAGTTgtagaaatatatgtatatgtaaaactataaaTATAAGGTTAAACTTTATTTTCCTTAATATTGCTTAAATTAGATATAATCACAGTAAaaacatataaattattttgaatCTACAAGAACTTTTGTATTCTGAATTATTTCTAACAATGTTTTCATATTAGATTTTATAGCCACAGATTTACAGATCTTCATAAACTTCTCTATTTCACTTTTAGGAATCAAAGTTTTAAAATTACCAGAACAAGAACAAAGTTCGTTCATATTTTCCCTCTTAATTTCGTTACATTTACAACATTGTAAATCTTGCAACATATAAGCCATACTTTTATGATCTAACATGTCCATCAAAAGGAACTCTATTTCATCATTGTCATAGTCCATTTTACAAAGAGGACATTTCCATATGTACCTgtacaaatagtaatattatgTACTAGAATACACACTTTATGCATTATGCGTGCATTGTGCATTACCTATCCCGATCCATGGTACAAAAGTTATCTTTGCAAAGATCGATGTCCCTTGTGTGATTACATACTTTACAAATAATTTCAGGCACAACTAAAGAAATGCACGGATCTTTCCACTCAACTAGATCGCTGAAACTGCCAACTCTAATTAGTTTTAACATGTTTGTTCGCAAATAGTATACTTCGTTTTCAACTTCTGCATCCAGAGATAAAACctgatattaaaattaattttcatgtaCTTTCCTCGTAAAGTAATCCTAACATATTCGTATTCGTGTTTAAATACCTTACAAACTGATTTTATCAACTCCAATGCTGGATTAATTTTCTTACTGTCTTTACCATCTAAATCTAAGTTTGGACATTCTTCAATTGTTAATGTTTTTTCTGggagatttttatgtattttctgtaCAATTCTAtaacataattgaataaaatatgtCAATTAAGTTCTTCATATAATGATAAAGTAAAACAATTATACTTACTGGAATAGTTTTTGGGACATATCTCCCTTTATCAGTTTTTTAGCAAATTCTGCAGTATTCTCAAGTGATCCTAATCCAAGTTGTGCAGTTGTGCAGTTGTGTGATAATTGACTTAAATTATTTAAGTTCCTAGGCCTTACAGTAGTATTCAATTCGTGTTCCAATATGAACTGATAAATTGCATGGAAGTATCCCGCTATTATAGCAGTAAAGCTTGATTGACATGCAGCTTCTTTGGGGAGACACTCCATTAAATTCCAGTTCATGACTATTTCAGGCTTAATAACAGAGAAAATACAATGAAAATATCACaaatagaaaacaaaaaaagaattatATGCCTTAGTAAATACTTACCTCACCATCATTCTCATCTTCAGCATTTTCATTATTTGTATCTGTAGTATTCTCCATATCTTTTGGTAATTTTCCTTTTATACCTCCATAATTATGCTGTTAATTTATACAaatgtttttatatattaaagtatgccatttattattatatcgaaagAATTGAAATTTTACTTACTACAtcaagccatgttaaatactcCCAACACTGTTCAAAAGTTATTTCAATACTGTGGAATAGTTCTTTATTGCGTATTGTTTGAACAACGAATTCCATATAGTTTAATGCATCACTCATTGTCCTTTTCTTGGTACAAATgatgattttattaaaattggcAAAAATAATTATGGATCCCAGATTTTTAAATTCTGCTAATAACTGtgcgaataattttttcatATAGGTATGCAAAGTTCTTTTCAAAGCAGGATCGTAAAGTAAAGAACTGGGCGAACGTAACCATCTAAGAAGTATAAATTTACGAATTAAAAAAGAACAGGTGTAACACTGGTATAGAGATGTCCGTGCTTACCTGTAAAAATGAATAATTTGATAATctgcaaatatatttttatgaactgaTACATCTAGCAGCCATGTGTTTACCATATTTCGCAATATTCTAAAAGCAGGACTGCAAAGAACAGTTTCGTCGTAATTAGGAATTATATTTGTCATGCCATCATGTGTTGCCATATCCTATGGAAAAATTTaagttacatataaatatattcttATACGCTTTCTAACACGTTCCGTTTCTAAATTATATACTTGAACAGATGTCTGTTGTTGAGTGTGGAATGCAACAAAATTACTAGTCCCATCAATATCGTGAATATGGTGATGCTGTAATAATGTATTTACTGCTAAACTTTCTATCTCCAATTCAATACAAACACTAGAATAAGTTCCGGCATTATTTGCAGCAGAATGTAAACTTTCTTCATAATCTGTCAACAATCTGTAATTGATTGTATATATTAAGATAATAGCAGTAATTCAAATTTATGCGTATGTTTAAGCGTAAATGTAACCTGTTATCATCATTTTCGCTGCCACCCAAGTCTGGTTTCTCTGTTGGAGAACACCATAATACAAAGTTATTCTTTTGCAAATGTCTTGCAAAAAATAAGTCTGCACCAAAAACAATAGGATCCGCAGGAATATTTCCAATTGGCACATGAAGGAATCTACATTGTTCTGTCATTAATTCATAAATTTGCTGACTCTTAAGGTAATGACGTAACATGGTTTTTGCACCAACTTTCTGCCACTCCAGTGTATTGTATAAAGTTTCAATATCTTGTACATAGGTGCTAATTAGAGGAAAGTCATTAAGTAATGGCATGTGAGTTACTAATGTCGTTTTATCTAAGGTAAAAACGTAaagtagaaaaataaaataaatgacaaaaatttaatgaaaaatatctgcatataaatctaaataaaaTATACCTAAAGCTGTCTGAATAATAAATACTGTTGGACCATGTCCCTCGTTTTTATATGTAGTTATAACTGCTTGTATAATACGACAGACTTGTTGAaagtttgtttcaaattttaattcgaATCGCATCGACTCTGGTAAAAATTTTACTTTGTCTTCCCCGTTTGTGGATATACTGCAAAAAAATTACTTTATAATCATTTTCACAGACTAGTAAAAACGTAACTCAGATTTTGTAAATTATACACTGTATCCCGTTCTTGAATGTACAACGTGTTCATATTAGGCATCTGATTTGACGAAACAGAAtccaaaacaaatatataagcTCTTTTAGTTGCATTTAAAAACAGTCCCCATAAAGCTCTTTGATGGTTTGAACTCCAATGATgatataagaaaatataattagtTTCATTAAGCTGAAATATTAATATCcattattacatataatataatattataatatccattattataatttattataaaacagatattcttttagaccaaaaaaaaaaaattacaagtTAAAATACCATTACATTTTTAAGATATGATTGCACAGCAACACTCTTGTATTCTAACTGATCTAGGGCAAATGTATCTGCACCATCTGCCATGGTTCGTGCTGCCTTAGGATCAACTGTACAAACGCATCCTAATTGAAGAATAGCTCTAAACTCTAGTGACATTTGAGTTTCATAAATTCCTTCAATTTCTGGTCTACTCATATCTTCTAAAAGCTCCCTATGGATaaattaggataatttagataatTGAATGTAAAATATCATCAAACAATTTAAAGAATGAAACTCACTGACTGTATAATTGAAACTGTGTTTCCGGCACAGTATattgatataaattatatataggtCGAGATCGTGGAAGAACTTTCTTGCTTTCTTTCCAAGATACTTTTTTACCTGGTTCTGGATTAGGTTTAGGTTTACgagtatttacataaaatatacgAGGTATTATAAGACGCAATTGATGTAAATCTTTATCGACTAATACCCATAATCGATATAAACCAGGCTTGTTTGTTGGTGATATCTAAAccgataaattaattatttaaatcattcAATAcaattattgaattttaaatatcgtTGTTAAAAAAAACATTTTTCTTACTTGAATAATTTGCCATGGATTCATAAGCAATTTTCTTTGAGTTCGCTTGAAAAAGCCACCCAATGTAGATGTATTGGTATCTCTTGCAACACCCCAAGAAACTTCATCTCCATCATTATTAGAACGCTTACTCTTCTTACTCTTCTGATATTCAGCCCTTTGCTTCGCTTGATGAGCCCATTTCTGTTTGTGGAATTCCAACCATTTTAATCTTTCTTCCTTTGTTGTTCCCATTGGTGGTGGTGAACCTAGAACTTCTTTCCAACTTCTATTTGCATTTTCTGCTTCGTTTCTTTCTAGAAGCTGTCGTTTTCTTTTATTAACAATTGGCAATGACTGCTTAGAAGTTGAGGGTTTCCCGGCGATATCCTCTATATCGCATGTTTCAGATGATTCTATATCTTGGTCGCCAACATTTTTTTCGTTATCTTTAGGCATCATGGTAAACATATCAGTAATCTTTTTTTGTTTATGCGTTGCACTTTTTTCCATTAC
The Bombus affinis isolate iyBomAffi1 chromosome 2, iyBomAffi1.2, whole genome shotgun sequence genome window above contains:
- the LOC126928970 gene encoding ATP synthase-coupling factor 6, mitochondrial isoform X2, whose translation is MLTQRIITSVPKVIKRNIGILAPALQKAADPIQQLFLDKIREYSAKSAGGKLVDATPELEKERQSELDRIRRQYDIKGDPKDFPRFKFEAPVVEK
- the LOC126928970 gene encoding ATP synthase-coupling factor 6, mitochondrial isoform X1 yields the protein MLTQRIITSVPKVIKRNIGILAPALQKAADPIQQLFLDKIREYSAKSAGGKLVDATPELEKERQSELDRIRRQYDIKGDPKDFPRFKFEGMQSSFQSRIVK